Below is a genomic region from Citrobacter europaeus.
TTGAAGTGACCCAGACCAAAGTACGCCGTGAGCGTATGGGCCACATCGAGCTGGCGTCTCCGACCGCTCACATCTGGTTCCTGAAATCTCTGCCGTCCCGTATCGGTTTGCTGCTCGATATGCCGCTGCGCGATATCGAACGTGTACTGTACTTCGAATCTTATGTTGTTATCGAAGGCGGTATGACTAACCTGGAACGTCAACAGATCCTGACTGAAGAGCAGTATCTGGACGCGCTGGAAGAGTTCGGTGACGAATTCGACGCGAAGATGGGTGCGGAAGCCATTCAGGCCCTGCTGAAGAGCATGGATCTGGAGCAAGAGTGTGAAACTCTGCGCGAAGAGCTGAACGAAACCAACTCCGAAACCAAGCGTAAGAAGCTGACCAAGCGTATCAAACTGCTGGAAGCCTTCGTACAGTCTGGCAACAAGCCAGAGTGGATGATCCTGACCGTTCTGCCGGTTCTGCCGCCAGATCTGCGTCCGCTGGTTCCGCTGGATGGTGGTCGTTTCGCAACATCGGATCTGAACGATCTGTATCGTCGCGTTATCAACCGTAACAACCGTCTGAAACGTCTGTTGGATCTGGCTGCGCCGGACATCATCGTACGCAACGAAAAACGTATGCTGCAGGAAGCGGTTGACGCCCTGCTGGATAACGGTCGTCGCGGTCGTGCGATCACCGGTTCTAACAAACGTCCTCTGAAATCTTTGGCCGACATGATCAAAGGTAAACAGGGTCGTTTCCGTCAGAACCTGCTCGGTAAGCGTGTTGACTACTCCGGTCGTTCTGTAATCACCGTAGGTCCATACCTGCGTCTGCATCAGTGCGGTCTGCCGAAGAAAATGGCACTGGAACTGTTCAAACCGTTCATCTACGGCAAGCTGGAACTGCGTGGCCTCGCCACCACCATCAAAGCCGCTAAGAAAATGGTTGAGCGTGAAGAAGCTGTCGTTTGGGATATCCTGGACGAAGTTATCCGCGAACACCCGGTACTGCTGAACCGTGCACCAACACTGCACCGTCTGGGTATCCAGGCATTTGAACCAGTACTGATCGAAGGTAAAGCTATCCAGCTTCACCCGCTGGTTTGTGCGGCATATAACGCCGACTTCGATGGTGACCAGATGGCTGTTCACGTACCGCTGACGCTGGAAGCCCAGCTCGAAGCGCGTGCGCTGATGATGTCTACCAACAACATCCTGTCTCCGGCGAACGGCGAACCTATCATCGTTCCGTCTCAGGACGTTGTATTGGGTCTGTACTACATGACCCGTGACTGTGTTAACGCCAAAGGCGAAGGCATGGTGCTGACTGGCCCGAAAGAAGCTGAGCGTATCTATCGCGCAGGTCTGGCCTCTCTGCATGCGCGCGTTAAAGTGCGTATCACTGAATATGAAAAAGATGAAAACGGCGAATTCGTTGCGCACACCAGCCTGAAAGACACGACCGTTGGTCGCGCCATTCTGTGGATGATCGTACCGAAAGGTCTGCCTTTCTCCATCGTCAACCAGGCGCTGGGCAAGAAAGCAATCTCCAAAATGCTGAACACCTGTTACCGCATTCTGGGCCTGAAGCCGACCGTTATCTTCGCTGACCAGACAATGTACACCGGCTTTGCTTATGCAGCGCGTTCAGGTGCATCTGTTGGTATTGATGACATGGTCATCCCAGAGAAGAAACACGAGATCATCTCTGAAGCAGAAGCTGAAGTTGCTGAGATCCAGGAGCAGTTCCAGTCTGGTCTGGTAACCGCAGGCGAACGCTATAACAAAGTTATCGATATCTGGGCTGCGGCGAACGATCGTGTATCCAAAGCGATGATGGATAACCTGCAAACTGAAACCGTTATTAACCGTGACGGCGTAGAAGAGCAGCAGGTTTCCTTCAACAGCATCTACATGATGGCCGACTCCGGTGCGCGTGGTTCCGCAGCACAGATTCGTCAGTTGGCCGGTATGCGTGGTCTGATGGCGAAGCCAGATGGCTCCATCATCGAAACGCCGATCACCGCGAACTTCCGTGAAGGTCTGAACGTACTCCAGTACTTCATCTCTACTCACGGTGCGCGTAAAGGTCTGGCGGATACCGCACTGAAAACAGCGAACTCCGGTTATCTGACTCGTCGTCTGGTTGACGTCGCGCAGGATCTGGTGGTGACTGAAGACGATTGTGGCACTCTGGAAGGCATCACCATGACCCCGGTTATCGAGGGTGGTGACGTTAAAGAACCGCTGCGCGATCGCGTATTGGGTCGTGTGACTGCTGAAGACGTTCTGAAGCCGGGCACCGCGGATATTCTGGTTCCACGCAACACGCTGCTGCATGAACAGTGGTGTGACCTGCTGGAAGAGAACTCCGTTGACTCCGTTAAAGTCCGTTCCGTTGTATCCTGTGACACCGACTTTGGTGTATGTGCGCACTGCTACGGTCGTGACCTGGCGCGTGGCCACATCATCAACAAAGGTGAAGCAATCGGCGTTATCGCGGCACAGTCCATCGGTGAACCGGGTACACAGCTGACGATGCGTACGTTCCACATCGGTGGTGCGGCATCTCGTGCGGCTGCTGAATCCAGCATCCAGGTGAAAAACAAAGGTAGCATCCGTCTGAGCAATGCGAAGTCGGTTGTGAACTCCAGCGGTAAACTGGTTATCACCTCACGTAACACCGAACTGAAACTGATCGACGAATTCGGTCGTACCAAAGAAAGCTATAAAGTGCCTTACGGCTCCGTTATGGCGAAAGGTGATGGCGAACAGGTTGCTGGCGGCGAAACCGTAGCGAACTGGGATCCGCACACCATGCCGGTTATCACCGAAGTGAGTGGTTTCGTCCGCTTCACTGACATGATCGACGGCCAGACCATTACTCGTCAGACCGACGAGCTGACCGGTCTGTCTTCTCTGGTGGTTCTGGATTCTGCAGAGCGTACTGCGGGTGGTAAAGACCTGCGTCCGGCACTGAAAATTGTTGATGCTCAGGGCAACGACGTTCTGATCCCAGGCACCGATATGCCTGCTCAGTACTTCCTGCCGGGTAAAGCAATTGTTCAGCTGGAAGATGGCGTACAGATCAGCTCTGGTGACACCCTGGCGCGTGTTCCGCAGGAATCAGGCGGTACCAAGGATATCACCGGTGGTCTGCCGCGCGTTGCGGACCTGTTCGAAGCACGTCGTCCGAAAGAGCCGGCAATCCTGGCTGAAATCAGCGGCATCATTTCCTTCGGTAAAGAGACCAAAGGTAAACGTCGTCTGGTTATCACCCCGGTAGACGGTAGCGAACCATACGAAGAGATGATTCCGAAATGGCGTCAGCTCAACGTGTTCGAAGGTGAACGTGTAGAACGTGGTGACGTTGTTTCCGACGGTCCGGAAGCGCCGCACGACATCCTGCGTTTGCGTGGTGTGCATGCTGTAACTCGTTACATTGTTAACGAAGTTCAGGACGTATACCGTCTGCAGGGCGTTAAGATTAACGATAAACACATCGAAGTTATCGTTCGTCAGATGCTGCGTAAAGCCACCATCGAAAACGCTGGTAGCTCCGACTTCCTGGAAGGCGAGCAGGTTGAATACTCCCGCGTCAAGATTGCCAACCGCGATCTGGAAGCGAACGGCAAAGTGGGTGCAACGTTCTCCCGCGATCTGCTGGGTATCACCAAAGCGTCTCTGGCAACCGAGTCCTTCATCTCTGCAGCATCGTTCCAGGAAACCACGCGTGTCCTGACCGAAGCCGCTGTTGCAGGTAAACGTGATGAACTGCGCGGTCTGAAAGAGAACGTAATCGTGGGTCGTCTGATCCCGGCAGGTACCGGTTATGCGTACCACCAGGATCGTATGCGCCGTCGCGCAGCGGGCGAACTGCCGGCTGCTCCGCAGGTGACTGCTGAAGATGCGTCTGCCAGCCTGGCAGAACTGCTGAATGCAGGCCTGGGCGGTTCTGACAACGATTAATCGTTGCTGACCATAATAAAAAAACCCGCTTCGGCGGGTTTTTTTATGTCTATGTTATGCCTGATGGCGATGTGCTTGTCGGGCCTGGGAGGCGACGAATCCAACCGGCAATGTCATTAATTTACCGGCGGTAAACGCCGATAAAGCTCAATCATGTCTCCCGCCAAATCCTGAATCACCATCGCGTTCATCAGGTGATCCTGCGAATGGACGGTGATGAGATTAACCG
It encodes:
- the rpoC gene encoding DNA-directed RNA polymerase subunit beta'; this encodes MKDLLKFLKAQTKTEEFDAIKIALASPDMIRSWSFGEVKKPETINYRTFKPERDGLFCARIFGPVKDYECLCGKYKRLKHRGVICEKCGVEVTQTKVRRERMGHIELASPTAHIWFLKSLPSRIGLLLDMPLRDIERVLYFESYVVIEGGMTNLERQQILTEEQYLDALEEFGDEFDAKMGAEAIQALLKSMDLEQECETLREELNETNSETKRKKLTKRIKLLEAFVQSGNKPEWMILTVLPVLPPDLRPLVPLDGGRFATSDLNDLYRRVINRNNRLKRLLDLAAPDIIVRNEKRMLQEAVDALLDNGRRGRAITGSNKRPLKSLADMIKGKQGRFRQNLLGKRVDYSGRSVITVGPYLRLHQCGLPKKMALELFKPFIYGKLELRGLATTIKAAKKMVEREEAVVWDILDEVIREHPVLLNRAPTLHRLGIQAFEPVLIEGKAIQLHPLVCAAYNADFDGDQMAVHVPLTLEAQLEARALMMSTNNILSPANGEPIIVPSQDVVLGLYYMTRDCVNAKGEGMVLTGPKEAERIYRAGLASLHARVKVRITEYEKDENGEFVAHTSLKDTTVGRAILWMIVPKGLPFSIVNQALGKKAISKMLNTCYRILGLKPTVIFADQTMYTGFAYAARSGASVGIDDMVIPEKKHEIISEAEAEVAEIQEQFQSGLVTAGERYNKVIDIWAAANDRVSKAMMDNLQTETVINRDGVEEQQVSFNSIYMMADSGARGSAAQIRQLAGMRGLMAKPDGSIIETPITANFREGLNVLQYFISTHGARKGLADTALKTANSGYLTRRLVDVAQDLVVTEDDCGTLEGITMTPVIEGGDVKEPLRDRVLGRVTAEDVLKPGTADILVPRNTLLHEQWCDLLEENSVDSVKVRSVVSCDTDFGVCAHCYGRDLARGHIINKGEAIGVIAAQSIGEPGTQLTMRTFHIGGAASRAAAESSIQVKNKGSIRLSNAKSVVNSSGKLVITSRNTELKLIDEFGRTKESYKVPYGSVMAKGDGEQVAGGETVANWDPHTMPVITEVSGFVRFTDMIDGQTITRQTDELTGLSSLVVLDSAERTAGGKDLRPALKIVDAQGNDVLIPGTDMPAQYFLPGKAIVQLEDGVQISSGDTLARVPQESGGTKDITGGLPRVADLFEARRPKEPAILAEISGIISFGKETKGKRRLVITPVDGSEPYEEMIPKWRQLNVFEGERVERGDVVSDGPEAPHDILRLRGVHAVTRYIVNEVQDVYRLQGVKINDKHIEVIVRQMLRKATIENAGSSDFLEGEQVEYSRVKIANRDLEANGKVGATFSRDLLGITKASLATESFISAASFQETTRVLTEAAVAGKRDELRGLKENVIVGRLIPAGTGYAYHQDRMRRRAAGELPAAPQVTAEDASASLAELLNAGLGGSDND